The Streptococcus sanguinis genomic sequence CCATTTCCCATAGCAACCCCGACCTGACAATAGTTCAGCATAGGAATATCAACCTTGGCATCGCCAAAAGCCAGAGTATCTGCTCTGTCAGCATGAAGATGCTTCAGGAGAACCTCAATGGCATGCGCCTTGGTAATATCTTTGACTCCTAAATCACCAAAGAGAGCATGCTCACCCTTGCCTCCCCAAGTACCCGCCTTGAGCTCAGGAAAAGCTACCTTAGAGTCCAGATGGTCTTGGTAGCTTCTGAGAATAAAGCTGACTTTGTTCAGGTCGTCCCGATAGAGCTCTCCTCCATAGACCAAGCCGTGAAGAGCTTCTTCGGCCTCCATATTTACTACTTCTTCTGGCTTGGCACCTTTTCCAAGTACATAGGTCCGAAGCACTGGTCGTGCCGCTTCACGGAAGCCCCTGCTTGCAAAGAGGCCGTTATTACTCTCTAGGTAAAACTCTAGCCCCCGCTCTTGAAGCCAGTCAACTAGCCTTTTAGCGACATCTCGCGGAATCAGCTGGTGCAGAATAACCTGACCCTTATGCTCCACATAAGAACCGTTGCCACCAATCATGCCAT encodes the following:
- a CDS encoding HAD family hydrolase yields the protein MGEFVIIEESIQQMRGRGSFMTRKIIFLDVDGTLIDYDNHIPESAVVAIRRAREKGHLVYVCTGRSKAEMPPEIWDIGFDGMIGGNGSYVEHKGQVILHQLIPRDVAKRLVDWLQERGLEFYLESNNGLFASRGFREAARPVLRTYVLGKGAKPEEVVNMEAEEALHGLVYGGELYRDDLNKVSFILRSYQDHLDSKVAFPELKAGTWGGKGEHALFGDLGVKDITKAHAIEVLLKHLHADRADTLAFGDAKVDIPMLNYCQVGVAMGNGGAEIKAMADMVTDSVSQDGLYKAFEKLELI